From the genome of Arthrobacter alpinus, one region includes:
- a CDS encoding aldehyde dehydrogenase family protein, whose translation MTDVQTVPAVRDWPMWIGGEEVASAGGEWRNVDNPARREAVIARVPSGNVADVERAVAAARAAFPAWRSQHFSGRSKALLAIADELEARTEEFAVLTALDTGNALRTQARPEATTMVSMFRYFAGVAGEVKGTTLPAGENQLQYTRLEPLGVVAAILPWNSPLMIAAFKIPAALAAGNTVIMKAADDAPLTILLLAQVCNKHLPAGVVNAMTGRGSVIGEALANHPGVDKVSFTGSTEVGRGVAAQASARLAHMSMELGGKNPSIVFPDAVDDELIDGLLLASRFTRQGQSCTAGSRLFLHEDIYDDVLARLSAKLGALKVGDPLDEATDMGAVINLKQHTAITGYLDEGRATPGMKAVLGGSAPTDAALTEGYYHLPTVFSGVRNEFRLAQEEIFGPVLVAIPWKNTAEVIRMANDTNYGLAAYVWSHNLDDALNTAHQVEAGWVQVNQGGGQVAGQSYGGYKQSGMGREVSLEGMLEGFTQTKQINVRLRGVPNG comes from the coding sequence ATGACTGATGTTCAAACAGTTCCGGCCGTCCGGGACTGGCCCATGTGGATCGGTGGCGAGGAAGTGGCTTCGGCTGGCGGTGAATGGCGCAATGTTGACAACCCCGCCCGCCGTGAAGCCGTCATTGCCCGCGTCCCTTCCGGCAACGTGGCAGACGTTGAAAGGGCCGTTGCCGCGGCCCGGGCCGCCTTCCCGGCCTGGCGATCCCAGCACTTCAGCGGCCGCTCCAAGGCGCTGCTGGCCATCGCCGACGAGCTCGAGGCCCGCACGGAGGAATTTGCCGTGCTGACTGCGCTGGACACGGGCAACGCGCTGCGCACGCAGGCCCGCCCCGAGGCCACCACCATGGTCTCCATGTTCCGCTACTTTGCCGGCGTGGCCGGTGAGGTCAAGGGCACCACCTTGCCAGCGGGGGAAAACCAGCTGCAGTACACCCGCCTTGAACCGCTGGGCGTGGTTGCCGCGATCCTGCCGTGGAACTCGCCGCTGATGATCGCCGCGTTCAAGATCCCGGCCGCCCTGGCCGCTGGCAACACCGTCATCATGAAGGCCGCCGACGACGCCCCGCTCACCATTTTGCTGCTCGCGCAAGTGTGCAACAAACACCTCCCGGCCGGCGTCGTCAATGCCATGACAGGGCGCGGTTCCGTCATCGGTGAGGCCCTAGCCAACCACCCCGGCGTGGACAAGGTCTCCTTCACCGGCTCCACCGAGGTGGGGCGCGGCGTGGCCGCCCAAGCCAGCGCCCGGCTGGCACACATGTCCATGGAGCTGGGCGGGAAGAACCCCTCCATCGTGTTCCCTGACGCGGTCGACGACGAACTCATCGACGGCCTGCTCCTCGCCTCCCGCTTCACCCGCCAAGGCCAAAGCTGCACCGCCGGCTCCCGCCTGTTCCTTCATGAGGATATTTACGACGACGTTTTGGCCCGCCTGAGTGCCAAGCTGGGTGCGCTGAAGGTGGGGGACCCGCTCGATGAGGCCACAGACATGGGCGCTGTCATCAACCTCAAACAGCACACCGCCATCACCGGCTACCTCGACGAAGGCCGCGCCACCCCCGGCATGAAGGCTGTGCTCGGCGGCAGCGCCCCCACCGACGCTGCACTGACCGAGGGGTACTACCACCTGCCCACAGTGTTCAGCGGGGTTCGGAACGAGTTTCGGCTGGCGCAGGAGGAGATCTTCGGCCCGGTCCTGGTGGCGATCCCGTGGAAGAACACCGCGGAGGTCATCCGCATGGCCAACGACACCAACTACGGCCTTGCCGCGTATGTGTGGAGCCATAACCTGGACGACGCGCTGAACACCGCCCACCAGGTAGAGGCTGGATGGGTGCAGGTCAACCAGGGCGGCGGCCAGGTGGCCGGGCAGTCCTACGGCGGCTACAAGCAAAGCGGTATGGGCCGGGAAGTCTCGCTGGAAGGCATGCTGGAAGGGTTCACCCAGACCAAGCAGATCAATGTTCGGCTGCGCGGAGTACCCAATGGGTGA
- a CDS encoding CaiB/BaiF CoA transferase family protein — MGENSSLPLDSTPPLEGIRILDLSRALAGPYATALLSDLGATIIKTESIKGGDSSRSWPPFENEHSLYFDSTNRGKESIAIDFYSPAGRDLLWQLAMSADVVVENFRPGVLATMGLDPEDLRASKPEIIIASVSGFGATGPLSQAPGLDQVAQGMSGLMSVTGPDAENMFRVGVPIVDLVSGINTALAIAAALVGRARTGVGMEVSTSLLETSLGLGAFQAQKYLSTGEVPVPLGNTHAALTPYGVFATSDIPIIIAVGNEKQWRKLGTLLGAPELAERPKYATGKLRHANEAALKVELEELLVHRTANEWLPMLRAAAIPAGPIYNYEQAFADDQVKALGMVETVHRADGSELPLVRGPISVNRVAPRIRKAPPSLGEDTLAVLAGLSLTEDQIAGLVEAGIVLAAPSVQPGLVP; from the coding sequence ATGGGTGAGAACTCCTCGCTGCCCCTAGATTCAACGCCGCCGCTGGAGGGTATCCGCATCCTGGATCTGAGCCGCGCCCTGGCCGGCCCGTACGCCACCGCATTACTGTCCGACCTTGGCGCCACGATCATCAAGACCGAAAGCATCAAGGGTGGTGACTCCAGCCGGTCTTGGCCCCCCTTTGAGAACGAGCACAGCCTGTACTTTGACTCGACTAACCGCGGCAAGGAGTCCATTGCCATCGACTTCTACAGCCCGGCCGGGCGGGACTTGTTGTGGCAGTTGGCGATGAGCGCCGACGTCGTGGTGGAGAATTTTCGGCCCGGCGTGTTGGCAACCATGGGCCTTGACCCGGAGGATCTGCGCGCGTCCAAGCCGGAGATCATCATCGCCTCGGTGAGTGGTTTCGGGGCTACCGGACCACTCTCGCAGGCGCCCGGGTTGGACCAGGTGGCGCAGGGCATGAGCGGGCTGATGTCCGTGACCGGTCCCGACGCCGAGAACATGTTCCGGGTGGGGGTGCCCATCGTGGACCTGGTCTCGGGCATCAACACCGCACTTGCCATTGCGGCCGCGTTGGTGGGCAGGGCTCGCACCGGCGTGGGGATGGAGGTCTCGACGTCGCTGCTGGAAACCAGTCTGGGGTTGGGCGCCTTCCAGGCCCAAAAGTATTTGAGTACGGGCGAGGTTCCCGTACCGTTGGGCAACACGCACGCGGCGCTGACCCCCTACGGGGTGTTCGCCACCTCGGACATCCCCATCATCATCGCGGTGGGCAACGAAAAGCAGTGGCGCAAGTTGGGCACCCTGCTGGGTGCCCCGGAGCTGGCGGAGCGCCCTAAATACGCAACAGGCAAGTTGCGCCACGCCAACGAGGCCGCGCTGAAGGTTGAGCTGGAGGAGTTGCTGGTCCACCGCACCGCCAACGAATGGCTGCCCATGCTGCGCGCCGCCGCCATTCCGGCCGGACCCATCTACAACTATGAGCAGGCGTTTGCCGATGACCAGGTAAAGGCGCTGGGCATGGTGGAAACCGTGCACCGCGCCGACGGCTCCGAATTGCCGCTGGTGCGTGGCCCCATCTCTGTCAACAGGGTGGCGCCGCGTATCCGCAAGGCCCCGCCGTCGTTGGGGGAGGACACCCTTGCCGTCCTGGCTGGGTTGTCGCTGACGGAGGACCAGATCGCCGGACTGGTGGAGGCGGGTATCGTGCTGGCTGCGCCATCGGTGCAGCCGGGGCTCGTGCCATGA
- a CDS encoding enoyl-CoA hydratase/isomerase family protein, which produces MSAVAVQEVIIQAGERAGMLRIEQAGPVATLIMDNPGMRNAITQDMWQQFEDLLAQLDADDTVKVVVVRGAGSHFSAGADIASVQKILHDPATGQSDGGDITVAESAIARFRKPTIAAIDGYCVGGGWQIAGACDIRLASERAVYGITPAKIGIVYPLSGIKRLVQLAGPATAKYLLISGDFVNAQEALRLGLATKVIALDSFWNDVEAFALHLSARSQFSAQGHKALINAMSAGAGDASVDGLSAYWQGQMAVSEDAAIGVAAFLAKETPHFTWLRPHED; this is translated from the coding sequence ATGAGCGCAGTAGCTGTTCAGGAAGTGATAATTCAGGCAGGGGAGAGGGCAGGCATGCTGCGCATTGAACAGGCCGGACCGGTGGCCACACTCATCATGGACAACCCGGGCATGCGCAACGCCATTACCCAGGACATGTGGCAGCAGTTCGAGGACCTGCTGGCGCAACTCGATGCCGACGACACTGTCAAAGTGGTGGTGGTGCGCGGGGCTGGATCCCACTTTTCGGCGGGCGCGGACATCGCCTCGGTCCAGAAGATCCTGCACGACCCGGCCACCGGACAAAGCGACGGCGGTGACATCACCGTCGCGGAGAGTGCCATAGCCCGGTTCCGCAAGCCCACCATCGCCGCCATCGACGGCTACTGCGTGGGCGGCGGCTGGCAGATCGCCGGCGCCTGCGACATCCGCCTGGCCTCCGAGCGGGCCGTGTACGGTATCACCCCGGCCAAGATCGGCATCGTGTATCCGCTGTCCGGGATCAAGCGCCTGGTGCAGCTGGCGGGCCCGGCCACCGCAAAGTACCTGCTGATTAGCGGCGACTTCGTCAACGCCCAAGAGGCGCTGCGGCTTGGCCTGGCCACGAAGGTGATCGCACTGGACAGCTTCTGGAATGACGTTGAGGCTTTTGCGCTGCACCTTTCGGCGCGCTCGCAGTTCTCCGCTCAAGGGCACAAAGCGCTCATTAATGCCATGAGTGCCGGGGCCGGCGACGCCTCGGTGGATGGGCTCAGCGCCTACTGGCAGGGACAGATGGCGGTCAGCGAGGACGCGGCCATCGGCGTTGCCGCCTTCCTGGCCAAGGAGACGCCCCACTTCACCTGGTTGCGACCGCACGAGGACTGA
- a CDS encoding maleylpyruvate isomerase family mycothiol-dependent enzyme, producing MTSRQGSIIWPVVHDERRALIHDLELLEEAQWQTPSLCVGWNVHDVLAHLVDTAKTTRLGFARRMMAAGFNFDRDNATGVTRERAHDPRLTLAEFCAVSTRTSGPPAPLATRLVEAFVHGEDIRRAVAIRRDYSPAHVATALDYQLRTSVKIGGGKEYAEGLRFIASDGAFEHGSGHEVRGPMIALLLSVSGRPVAVNELIGPGAATLMHRSLS from the coding sequence ATGACGTCGAGGCAGGGCTCCATCATCTGGCCAGTGGTGCACGACGAACGTCGTGCCCTTATCCATGACCTAGAGCTCCTCGAGGAGGCGCAGTGGCAGACGCCCTCATTGTGCGTCGGCTGGAATGTACATGACGTGCTCGCTCACCTCGTTGATACTGCGAAGACAACCCGATTGGGCTTTGCCCGACGCATGATGGCTGCCGGCTTCAACTTCGATCGCGACAATGCCACGGGGGTCACCCGAGAACGCGCCCACGATCCCCGTCTTACACTGGCTGAGTTTTGTGCCGTGTCGACCCGGACATCAGGCCCCCCGGCGCCGCTGGCAACTCGGCTGGTCGAAGCCTTCGTGCACGGAGAGGACATCCGCCGCGCCGTTGCGATCAGGCGGGACTATTCCCCGGCTCACGTAGCAACCGCGCTGGACTACCAGCTGAGAACTTCCGTCAAGATCGGCGGCGGCAAAGAATACGCAGAGGGGTTGCGATTTATCGCCTCTGACGGCGCCTTCGAACATGGGTCCGGCCACGAGGTCCGGGGCCCCATGATTGCCCTTCTACTCTCCGTATCAGGACGGCCCGTAGCCGTCAATGAACTGATTGGGCCAGGCGCAGCAACCCTCATGCACCGCTCACTTTCCTGA
- a CDS encoding TetR/AcrR family transcriptional regulator has translation MQKKPVPLRERNRLDTWALIHNAASSLALEGGLTHATVEAIAESAGVSKRTFFNYFPTKEDAVLGIQAPTLTADAENAFRTSESPDLFGRTVHLMVAVIRTMFPAESFTSQRRELSKQFPELRKRMVEHVGAAEQLVESVLMERYNDHDAFRAGLPGGRDSAAALLMLAGTVTRFTYKRDPGAAFSDGAGAVDEAIEIFREVIQATL, from the coding sequence ATGCAAAAAAAACCTGTGCCCCTGCGCGAGCGGAACCGGCTGGATACGTGGGCGTTGATCCACAACGCGGCGTCGTCCCTGGCGCTCGAAGGAGGATTGACCCATGCGACGGTGGAAGCCATCGCCGAATCCGCCGGAGTCTCCAAGCGAACGTTCTTCAACTACTTCCCCACGAAGGAAGACGCCGTGCTGGGCATCCAGGCGCCCACTCTCACCGCGGACGCGGAAAACGCGTTCCGGACCAGTGAGAGTCCGGACCTGTTCGGACGCACGGTTCACCTGATGGTGGCCGTGATCCGCACCATGTTCCCGGCTGAATCCTTCACCTCGCAGCGCAGGGAGCTGTCAAAGCAGTTCCCGGAGCTGCGCAAGCGGATGGTGGAACATGTCGGTGCCGCCGAGCAGCTCGTGGAGTCAGTGCTGATGGAGCGCTATAACGACCACGACGCGTTCCGTGCGGGGCTGCCCGGCGGCCGAGACAGCGCCGCGGCGCTGCTCATGCTGGCCGGCACGGTCACGCGCTTCACCTATAAGCGTGATCCAGGTGCAGCGTTCTCCGACGGGGCAGGGGCAGTCGATGAAGCCATTGAAATCTTTAGAGAGGTAATACAAGCAACCTTATGA
- a CDS encoding MDR family MFS transporter, which yields MSTPTPAIAPADPGAKRKIVLLFTGLMVTMLLASLNQTVLSSALPTIVGELDGVEHMAWIITAFILASTIMMPVYGKLGDLLGRKPMLLTAIILFTVGSIIGALAPDMSTLIVARVIQGLGGGGLMILSQATIADVVPARERGKYMGIMGGVFAFSSVAGPLIGGGLTEGPGWRWTFWMNVPLAALAILATIFLLHVPRKTFDVRPKIDYLGMMLIALATTALVLVGTWGGSEFAWNSPEILGLIFAAVVTGVLFVVVENRAAEPVMPMMLFKNRNFNLTTIAGLLTGIAMFGAIGYMPTYMQMATGYSATQAGLLMIPMMACMLVVSVIVGRRVSTTGRYKVSPIVGSVILAASLMLLSTIHADSPIYLICIYLGLMGIGLGASMQILTLVAQNSFPMKFVGTATAGQNYFRQVGATLGSAVVGAMFANRLKELIVEKMPAGSGSGSGNSFTPTLVNAMPAPIRTAVIESYNEALIPLFLLMVPLALLAAAVLCFVKEVPLETKLDRDSTVDIGNASIEEFEQAMVGNDAGHQDKRESSVTPAGK from the coding sequence ATGAGTACCCCAACACCAGCTATTGCGCCGGCCGACCCCGGCGCCAAGCGCAAAATCGTCTTACTTTTCACCGGCTTGATGGTCACGATGCTTTTGGCGTCGCTGAACCAGACCGTCCTCTCCAGTGCGCTGCCCACCATTGTGGGCGAGCTCGACGGTGTCGAGCACATGGCCTGGATCATCACGGCTTTCATCCTGGCCTCCACCATCATGATGCCGGTATATGGGAAGTTGGGTGACCTGCTGGGCCGCAAGCCCATGCTCTTGACCGCCATCATCCTCTTCACCGTGGGCTCCATCATCGGCGCCCTGGCCCCTGACATGAGCACCCTGATCGTGGCCCGCGTCATTCAGGGACTGGGAGGCGGCGGTCTGATGATTCTCTCGCAGGCCACCATCGCCGATGTCGTCCCTGCCCGTGAGCGTGGCAAATACATGGGCATCATGGGTGGGGTGTTTGCGTTCTCCTCCGTGGCCGGACCGCTGATCGGTGGAGGGTTGACAGAGGGTCCTGGCTGGCGCTGGACGTTCTGGATGAACGTGCCGTTGGCCGCGCTGGCCATCTTGGCCACCATCTTCTTGCTTCACGTGCCGCGCAAGACTTTCGATGTGCGCCCCAAGATCGACTACCTCGGCATGATGCTGATTGCTCTGGCCACCACGGCACTAGTTTTGGTGGGTACCTGGGGCGGCTCCGAATTCGCCTGGAATTCCCCGGAAATCCTGGGGTTGATCTTCGCCGCAGTGGTCACTGGTGTTTTGTTTGTCGTCGTGGAAAACCGTGCCGCCGAGCCCGTCATGCCCATGATGCTGTTCAAAAACCGCAACTTCAACCTGACAACCATCGCCGGGCTGCTGACAGGCATCGCCATGTTTGGTGCCATCGGTTACATGCCCACCTACATGCAGATGGCCACCGGCTACTCCGCCACCCAGGCGGGCCTGCTGATGATCCCCATGATGGCGTGCATGCTAGTTGTTTCGGTGATTGTTGGCCGACGCGTTTCCACCACCGGACGGTACAAGGTTTCCCCCATTGTGGGCTCAGTGATCCTGGCCGCATCGTTGATGCTCCTGTCCACCATTCACGCCGATTCGCCGATCTACCTGATCTGCATCTACTTAGGCCTCATGGGCATCGGCTTGGGTGCTAGCATGCAGATCCTGACGCTGGTGGCGCAAAACTCCTTCCCCATGAAGTTTGTGGGCACGGCCACCGCCGGCCAAAACTACTTCCGGCAGGTAGGCGCCACTTTGGGTTCCGCCGTCGTCGGCGCCATGTTCGCCAACCGGCTCAAGGAACTCATCGTGGAGAAAATGCCGGCCGGATCCGGTTCAGGGAGCGGGAACTCCTTCACGCCAACCCTGGTCAATGCCATGCCGGCCCCCATCAGGACGGCCGTGATCGAGTCCTACAACGAAGCGCTGATCCCGCTGTTCCTCTTGATGGTTCCGCTGGCCCTGCTGGCCGCCGCTGTGCTGTGCTTCGTCAAGGAAGTGCCGTTGGAGACCAAGCTGGACCGCGACTCCACGGTGGATATCGGCAATGCCTCCATCGAGGAATTTGAGCAGGCCATGGTGGGGAACGACGCCGGCCACCAGGATAAGCGCGAATCGTCGGTTACTCCGGCGGGGAAGTAG
- a CDS encoding ABC transporter ATP-binding protein — protein MLSVTDVVKSFKSGDQTIRPVNGVSFAIEQGTFAAILGKSGGGKSTLLSLLGALDKATSGDVIVDGVNISKLPDGKLTAYRRDDIGFVFQAYDLIPNLSAQEGVMLPMEFAGVSHAKRSERADERLNQVGLTEEMHQRKANRLSGGLQQRVALARALANNPNLILADEPTGTLDDETGEMIIKLLHQLAHEKETAILVVTHDQALAGQTDRKFRVSRGKITEDTPKVRA, from the coding sequence ATGCTGAGTGTTACCGACGTCGTCAAGTCATTCAAGTCTGGCGATCAGACCATCAGACCCGTCAACGGGGTAAGTTTCGCCATCGAGCAAGGAACGTTTGCCGCGATCCTTGGCAAGAGCGGCGGCGGCAAAAGCACCCTGCTCTCCCTTCTGGGAGCCCTGGACAAAGCCACCTCCGGAGATGTCATTGTGGACGGGGTGAACATCTCCAAACTGCCCGACGGTAAACTCACCGCATACCGCAGGGACGACATTGGCTTTGTGTTTCAGGCGTACGATTTGATCCCCAATCTCTCGGCCCAAGAAGGCGTCATGCTTCCCATGGAGTTCGCCGGCGTCTCACATGCCAAGCGCAGCGAACGCGCCGACGAACGACTCAACCAGGTGGGCCTGACCGAGGAAATGCACCAGCGCAAAGCCAACCGTCTCTCTGGTGGCCTGCAGCAGCGTGTCGCCCTTGCCCGGGCGCTGGCCAACAACCCCAATTTGATCCTGGCCGATGAACCCACAGGCACCTTGGACGACGAGACCGGGGAGATGATCATCAAACTGTTGCACCAGCTGGCCCACGAGAAGGAAACCGCCATCCTGGTGGTCACCCATGACCAGGCCCTGGCTGGCCAAACGGACCGAAAGTTCCGCGTGTCCCGGGGCAAGATCACCGAGGACACACCAAAAGTACGGGCTTAA
- a CDS encoding ABC transporter permease, protein MRSGPPGNPGVTKQQQRRLQQLRKHRDSTTTPTFSIPIQATGVSASTTATGTAINLTSGTALTDFADASTQALAGSPLATKNNLTVGSTFTVQDPAMTVSGIFDAGDAFNNYGIYLPLAATHTLTNQAGQLSSFTVVVDSIDNIASTQTALTAALGASSVDATSGSANLQSAISSLGSVQSIPLIASLITAGLIILLIMIMVVRERRHEIGVLKPWSWWF, encoded by the coding sequence ATCCGTAGTGGCCCCCCCGGGAACCCTGGGGTAACGAAACAACAGCAACGGCGGCTCCAGCAGCTCAGGAAGCACCGCGATTCAACCACCACCCCAACCTTTAGCATTCCGATTCAGGCTACTGGTGTTTCCGCCTCCACCACCGCCACCGGAACGGCCATCAATCTCACCAGCGGGACGGCGCTGACGGACTTTGCAGACGCCTCCACCCAGGCTTTGGCGGGCAGTCCCTTGGCAACCAAGAACAACCTCACGGTGGGCTCAACGTTTACCGTGCAGGACCCTGCCATGACGGTCTCCGGCATCTTCGACGCCGGTGACGCCTTCAATAACTACGGCATCTATTTGCCGCTGGCGGCCACGCATACCCTGACCAACCAAGCCGGCCAGCTCAGCAGCTTCACCGTTGTGGTCGACAGCATCGACAACATCGCAAGCACCCAAACTGCACTGACCGCAGCACTCGGAGCCAGCAGTGTGGACGCTACTTCGGGTTCGGCAAATCTGCAGTCCGCCATCAGCTCCCTAGGGAGCGTACAAAGCATCCCCCTCATCGCCTCCCTGATAACGGCCGGCCTGATTATCCTGCTGATCATGATCATGGTGGTCCGTGAACGCCGCCACGAAATTGGTGTCTTGAAGCCATGGTCCTGGTGGTTCTAG
- a CDS encoding lipid II:glycine glycyltransferase FemX produces the protein MLEFTARFATAAEIDQWDTLVTANPNGGNLLQSAAFAAVKKNYGWNTQFIAFQGPGYTSYNLVLEKDFPLLGKLWYLIKGPDVPTVEDIPAMMQALRVFNRKAKLNVFAVKIEPDVVDSEEARAVLVSAGLVKSADLQPNDHTALLDISPEPNQLLRNLHSRGRNAVRRALREEVEVVRMEPTESTMRSMYELMVGTITAKSTSKARDFAYYRQFWSEFCSRDQGRFYFVYEDGVPSVGAFVINYGIKATYKDGGSLQQRKQYGDSHLVQWVAINDMLELGAREYDFCGTPPSARLKDPTHPHHGLGLFKTSFTKTVTDFVGCYDLVLSPLRYKLFTSFAERVFRQLYTRRTGQQFY, from the coding sequence TTGCTGGAATTTACCGCCCGATTTGCCACCGCCGCCGAGATTGACCAATGGGACACCTTGGTTACGGCGAACCCCAACGGGGGCAATCTGCTGCAGTCAGCCGCCTTCGCGGCAGTCAAAAAAAACTACGGATGGAATACTCAATTCATCGCCTTCCAGGGCCCCGGCTACACCAGCTACAACCTGGTGCTGGAAAAGGACTTCCCGCTGCTGGGCAAGTTATGGTATCTCATCAAGGGCCCAGATGTGCCCACCGTGGAGGACATTCCGGCGATGATGCAGGCGCTGCGCGTCTTCAACCGCAAGGCCAAACTGAACGTGTTCGCCGTGAAAATCGAACCGGATGTTGTTGACTCAGAGGAAGCCAGGGCGGTGCTTGTCAGCGCTGGCTTGGTGAAGTCCGCGGACCTGCAGCCCAACGACCACACTGCCTTGCTGGACATCTCCCCGGAACCCAACCAGTTGCTGCGCAATCTGCATTCTCGTGGTCGCAACGCCGTCCGACGTGCCCTCCGCGAAGAGGTTGAGGTGGTTCGTATGGAACCCACCGAATCCACCATGCGCAGCATGTATGAGCTCATGGTGGGCACCATCACCGCCAAATCCACCAGCAAGGCCCGCGACTTTGCGTACTATCGCCAGTTCTGGAGCGAATTTTGTTCGCGCGATCAGGGCCGTTTTTACTTTGTCTACGAAGACGGCGTCCCCTCGGTGGGGGCGTTTGTTATCAACTACGGAATCAAAGCCACGTATAAGGACGGCGGGTCGCTCCAGCAGCGCAAGCAGTACGGCGATTCCCACCTGGTGCAGTGGGTGGCCATCAACGACATGTTGGAGCTCGGGGCCCGGGAGTATGACTTCTGCGGGACGCCGCCGTCGGCCAGGCTCAAGGACCCCACCCACCCCCACCACGGCCTGGGCCTGTTCAAGACAAGCTTCACCAAGACTGTCACCGATTTTGTGGGCTGTTACGACCTGGTGCTCAGCCCGCTGCGGTATAAATTGTTCACAAGCTTCGCCGAACGAGTGTTCCGACAGTTGTATACGCGGCGCACCGGGCAGCAGTTCTACTAA
- a CDS encoding threonine/serine ThrE exporter family protein, producing the protein MSDSSKDREHQNRHHQDKAPKSRTAPPAGMIPLVPQPRPNNAARNVLRRLVQSETPPTAPMNIVQRLAGSPYANPMIQVGKVEESSRKSIDFALLLAETMFRYGAGAMEVETSIIAVTAAFGLRGIEVDITNQSVIINYARRDGIPITVLRVVRSWTNNYAGLVQVHELVSEIVSGGVAVPEAHQRLYVIIKRPKPFPRWMVSVAEAVFVAAVVGVIGGSVFGMLVALLAILLVSQVARVLGKWLVPDFFITAVSSFIVTAVAVLCFMFHVPLSPSLVVAGGILLMLPSGRLVSAVQDAINGFPVTAAGRFLSAFLTFGAIVGGIAVALVTSALFGAERLNVAEPIAGSQPLILVLPLVAVATVAICIAEQTAARLLLPTMAVALVGYLSYYVSLEVGLGDRFAPALAAVIVGVLARVVALHFRSPQLVVAVPSIIFLLVGLSIFRAMFVLTLTPEDSGVGALGLFNALVVILAVAAGVVLGDNIARPFARRNGVKDKRRNRRR; encoded by the coding sequence ATGAGCGACAGCTCCAAAGACCGGGAACACCAAAACCGGCACCACCAAGACAAAGCGCCCAAATCTAGGACGGCACCGCCCGCCGGGATGATCCCGCTGGTCCCTCAACCGCGGCCCAACAACGCTGCACGCAATGTGCTGCGCCGCCTGGTCCAGAGCGAAACGCCTCCCACGGCGCCGATGAACATTGTCCAGCGCCTGGCTGGCAGCCCGTACGCCAATCCCATGATCCAGGTGGGCAAGGTCGAAGAATCTTCCCGAAAGAGCATTGACTTCGCCTTGCTCCTGGCGGAGACCATGTTCCGCTACGGGGCAGGCGCCATGGAAGTGGAAACCTCCATCATCGCCGTCACAGCCGCTTTTGGCCTGCGCGGAATCGAAGTGGACATCACCAACCAGTCGGTGATCATCAACTACGCCCGGCGTGATGGGATCCCCATCACAGTGCTGCGGGTGGTGCGTTCCTGGACCAACAATTATGCCGGGCTGGTGCAGGTGCACGAGTTGGTGAGCGAGATTGTCAGCGGAGGGGTTGCTGTGCCGGAGGCCCACCAGCGCCTCTATGTCATCATCAAGCGGCCCAAACCGTTTCCGCGGTGGATGGTGTCAGTGGCCGAGGCTGTATTTGTGGCCGCCGTGGTGGGTGTCATTGGCGGCTCCGTCTTTGGCATGCTCGTGGCGTTGCTGGCCATCCTGCTCGTCAGCCAGGTGGCGCGGGTCCTAGGAAAATGGCTTGTTCCCGACTTCTTCATCACGGCCGTCAGCTCCTTCATTGTCACCGCTGTGGCAGTCTTGTGCTTCATGTTCCATGTCCCGTTGAGCCCGTCGCTGGTGGTTGCGGGAGGGATCTTGTTGATGCTGCCGTCGGGGCGGCTGGTCTCGGCCGTCCAGGATGCCATCAACGGTTTCCCCGTCACAGCTGCGGGCCGATTCCTCTCAGCGTTCCTGACCTTTGGTGCCATTGTGGGTGGCATCGCCGTCGCCCTCGTCACCAGCGCGCTTTTTGGCGCCGAACGTCTCAATGTTGCCGAACCGATCGCAGGCTCGCAGCCACTAATTTTGGTGCTTCCGCTTGTTGCCGTGGCCACGGTGGCCATTTGCATTGCCGAGCAAACTGCCGCCCGGCTGCTGCTGCCCACCATGGCTGTTGCATTGGTGGGATACCTTTCCTACTACGTCAGCTTGGAGGTGGGCCTGGGTGACCGGTTCGCGCCGGCGCTAGCGGCCGTCATCGTCGGCGTCCTGGCCCGCGTTGTTGCCCTACATTTTCGCTCACCACAATTGGTGGTGGCGGTCCCGTCCATCATCTTCTTGCTGGTGGGACTGTCCATCTTCCGGGCCATGTTCGTGCTAACCCTCACCCCCGAGGATTCCGGCGTCGGGGCCCTGGGACTCTTCAACGCTCTGGTGGTCATCTTGGCTGTGGCGGCCGGCGTGGTCCTAGGCGACAACATCGCCCGCCCCTTCGCACGCAGAAACGGTGTCAAGGACAAGCGCAGGAACCGACGGCGGTAA